The nucleotide window GGATACATAAGATGAAACGGGGTTACATGAAAGGTCTGCCCTCCAAACTCAATGATGGGCTCTGATAACCACTAAAGCTCTCTGTAAAGTGTTTTTGCTTTGTAAATTGTCAAATGAAGGAGAGTCAACGCGTTGACAACAGATTACTTTTCAAAAGCTCAGATTTGTTACGGatattttgttggaaaacaTTCAGATGAGAAAATCATGACTGTGCTATTTATCTAGTAATTAATgaagatttgtatttttttttagttttgcttATTCTCCAGTTTCCAGCCTTCAACAGAGCTAATATCTCCAGCTTCAATATCTATGAACAAATATGAGCCGGTTTTCATTGAACtctgttattttccttttaaagcTCGCAGTAGGAGATAACGAGGGAAACGTTTTGAGCCCAAGTCTTAAGTCAACATTAAGAAATGGCTGTTTCACTACATTTCCCAGCAGGAATAttgtgcatgcacacattttGGAAAATTGCTGAATAAAAAGCCCGCCCCAACCAAGCAGGTGGGAAGTAACAGACGTCCAGAAGTGGAACTCGGAGACACAGATATTGTGGGCGACGTACATGATTATCCTGGTGAGAGAAATCCTGCAAGGAACAAAGTAACGCCATTACGGTGCTAACGCGGCCAGTAAGTTGATCACTGTTGCGGCTGCGGGCGGTTAGAGATTCTGATTGCATCTTCGTGGCGGCCTTGCGGCCACAAAAGACACCGAGGAAGGTAAATATGATATGTCACAAATTTCTTCCACCCTCCGCTGCCAGCAAACTGCACAGCAGATGGCTGGCAGGTGGCAATGAGGCGGCATTAaccaaaaagtgaaaaaaaaaaaaaaaaaaagaagttctcTCTAATCTCATCCTCGACCCAAACAATGGAGGTAATGGTTCCGTAAATGGCAATTGTGAGGACGTGAAAGAGTTACAAAAAAGGCGCTAAGCGCATCATCAGTTTCTCATGAATTGAAATCCAGGAACCTGGCTGTGCTTTTGAAGATGAAAAGATTTATAACAGGAGGGGAAAAGATCTTGAGGCGTTTTTCATGTAAAGCAAGGTGATGAAGTACACCAAAGTCCTTTTTCGTGGTTAAAAATGAAGACCATACACTTTTGAGTTTCATCACAGTTTCAACACCTTCGATTCGGAGAATCCAGCGGGAGGAACTTactacaaaaaaagaagaagattagATAACAGCCCGCACTGAAATACTTTGCCAAAATTGCCAAGGAATCCTTTTGCCTCTGAGGAATATGGAGTAATGGGAAGCCAGTTGCAGTAGCAGGTCTGCAGTGCTGTTCACAGAACCCAATCACATCAGCGGGCGGGAAGGGGCTCGCCGTGCAATCCGGAGTGGATGTATCGACGCTCAGCGACCTcgacaaccttttttttttttttttcagctgaaAAGTCCAAGTGTGGTGTTGCTGCAGCTCCTGAGTGGACTGGAGCACTTGGTGTCTTCTTCACGCTGTGGCTCGCAGAGGGAAGAGCAATGTTGCAAATACATGATTTCCTCAAAATGAAGGAATACCGTAAgtgttatgaaataaaataaagaataaagaaatgaggCAAAAGAAACACAGGAAGGCATGATGGAAATAAAAGGATGCTGGAGAAGTCATTGGGGCTCACTGCTTCCGGGACCATTTCACAGGTAACAATATTATGCTTTGTTGTAAACTCAAGTGTGTAGACAAATATGAACGCTGAGGAGTGTGAAGGTATTTACGGTCTTATTATACCAATTTTCTGCAGTGGAAGACGCTCGCTGGAAAACAGCTTGGTGTTCCACACTTAGCTTATCTTCACATGCTATGTGGAGGTGTTAAAGAGATGCCTTTCTAGTTTTCATTGTGGTTAACGGTGGACTGGGAGAGCGGCAAAGGAACACGATACTGTTTACACATCTGTAGAAGGTTCCCCTGGAGGGAGGCTGCAGGCACTCGCGTCATGAATGCAGTTTACAGAGGAccaatgaagaggaagaagaaaaggtaAAAAGGCAGCATAGGTCTTCGGGACTTAAGTGGGTTGGCATTCATTTGGACTCACAGTACACCAGGACTTCAAATGACATCATTGACTGTCCATGACGCGCCTGCTTCGCTAGAGGCCGCTGTGCGTCAGCGTCGACGGTGACGTAGCGATGACGTACCCGGAAGTGTGTCGAagacagcagcaccagcagcagcagcagctggctcGCCGTAGTTGGAGCGTCAAGCTAACGTTACGTCCCGCGGCAAGACAACATGCAACGACGACATGTCAGCAACGTCTAGAACTCTTCCTTTAGAAGACGCTGCGTCGCGGCCATTTGTCACATAAACGGTGTAACTAGAACCAGTAAGTCCCGCGACGTCATCACTGCTCCGTCGGCGTCTGTTTGGCTAACGTCGCTGAGCGCGCGACTCTGATTTAATTAAGTCCGTTACTGATTACTGCCTGTCAGCTAAATGCCCAAATCAGTCACTTTTCACCGATGTTGTGATCATGCCGTTTCAACAAGTTTGCGATACGTAATTGTTAGCCGTTTGGTTTTTTTGTGTAACGGTAAAACATTCTCACCGGATTCGGTTGTCAAAGATGTCAATTTAAGGGCGCGTCGCTCGTTGCGGATGCGCAGAGTTCTGTGGCGACGCAACAGCCGCACGCCTTCAATCTAAAGAGGTTTCCGCCGAATTCGGCATGCATATAAGAAACATGTAATAGGGCACATTGAACATTATAAAGACAAATGTCACCAAATAACAACGTGAATTCCCTCACAAGCATTTTTACAGTTCGTTTAGATTAAAAATCAATGAAGCTTGAAAAGGCCACACTTTGAAACACTTTTAGCACAACgctgacagaaaaagagaaGTAGCTGTTGACTTATAAGAAGTGACTTTCATTTCCACTTCAAGTCCGGGTTTCCTGTGAGCTAAAACATTTCTGATCATTGTGCAGTTGCAATTGTTTTAGTGACATTTGAAGCGGGAGTAATCAGCTCTGAACCAATAACTGATAACCGACGTCCCCTGCAGGCTTCTCGTCACTCGCTGGGACACCGGGACGTCTCCGGGCCGCTCCCGATGTCCTCCGGCTGTCCGCCCCAGTCGCCTGCAGTGGCAAAGTCTGAGGTACCGGTAGAGGGAGAATGCCCGCTGCTGGCCGCCACCTTCGCCTACTGGGACAACATCCTGGGCCCCCGCGTGCGCCACATCTGGACGCCGAAGGGGGACCAGCTGATGTTCCTCAGCGACGGAGAGGTCACCTTCTTGGCCAACCACACGCTCAACGGGGAGATCCTGCGCAGCGCCGAGTGCGGCGCCGTGGACGTGAAGTTCTTCGTCCTGGCGGAAAAGGGCGTCATCATCGTGTCGCTCATCTTCGACGGCGAGCTGAAGGGAGACAAGAACACGTGCGCCTTGTCCATTATCCTCCCGCAGACAGAGCTGCCCTTCTACCTGCCCCTGCACACCGTCTGCGTGGAGAGGCTGAAGCATGTTATCCGCAAAGGGCGCATTTCCATGCAGAAGGTacgccgccgctctctctctgaTCCCGCCACTTCCCACTGTAGGGCACGAGAGAAAGCACAGGAAATCCCTTTATACCCATAAACCTACTTTAAAACCCCATCCACCCCGAGTTAGTGATTTGAAAATGGATATTAAGTAATCCATCAACCCTGTTTTACCCGTTTGGGATTGCAACGTCGTTGCCAGAATAATAAAGTTGAATGCTCCCAACGCAGAGGACTGAATTAGCTAATTAGGCCTGAGAGCCAGTGGGGAGGTAACAATAGGGGAGACAAATTACCTGATGCACAACCCTAAGAATATACCAACGATGCAGAGGCCTCTGGTAGGAGCGTGCATATCCCTGTTACCTAGTTTCATCTTGTAAGACAGTTTCCCCTGTCATAGTAAATATTTTAGTAGTTTTTCTTGCCCCCATCCACCCtcagctctctctgcctgttCTGGTGCTCTGTAACTCATCTTGTGTTGCTTTGAAGACATATGTAAGAGTCCTCCTCGCTGCCAAGTACTGCTCACCGGCCTTCTGGCTGGAAATTGATCCTCGACACTTTTTTGGCTCTGACCATAATGTATCTGTATGTATCTGTAGCATTGACTGGCAAAACCTGTCGAGTACagctgtgtgtatttaaatactttATCTGAAGTGTTCTACACGTGGATCCTGCCGATTCATCAGTCCGGCCCTGATGGCTTTTACTTTATCAAAATTGCGTAAATCCCGGCGCAACGTTCCGTGGTAACGCCAGTCTCGGTTGCGTGTTTTCCCTTTTGCAGTCGAGGCTTCCAGCTCTGGAGGTAAAGTGCTGGACATAACTTATGTCTCCCCTCAGTCGCCCGTCACTCGTGCTTCAGCTTCCCTGTTTGCCCTTCCTCCGTCTTCAGGGCTACAACATCATCTCGGTGCTGAGCCTGGAGATCGTCCCCATAATGGAGCTGTTGGCCTCGATGAAGTCGCACAGCGTGCCCGAAGACATAAACGTAAGCGCCGCGCACGCATCAACAAACTCGTGCTTCAGGACTACCAGTGAGCAACAAAATGTGAAAGGGCGAATCAGAGTTTTTAATGTGAGTGTTGAAGCTTTGGGGAAACGCAGAGGAGGATGAATCATTTTCTTGTTGACATCTGAACTAATGGCTTCAGGGCTTCAGTGATTGACAGGCAGGAAGtggacacatttttattgaaaacaaCGATATGTGACTTtttgaagagggaaaaaaggaaaataactcTTTTCAGTACTTTAAATAGTTTCTATTTCCAAGATGATTAAATTACCCAGGTTCCCTGCGTGGATTACCACCCGGTGAGATTCAACTCATTTCCTTCTAATATGCAAATGcaccggggggaaaaaagcagcaCAAAAGAATCTCCCGGGAATCCGTCTTGCTGATTCCTAATTCGCTGCACAATGGTgcttttttcccattttccttttcatccGAGATCTTGCAAAAGATGTGCTCATCAGCACTTTTGTCTTTGTTGAGACCCATTTCTTAAAATGACTCATTTGTTTTCCCTCCCGCCGACTAGATAAAAGACACGGTGCTAAATGATGATGACATCGGGGACAGCTGCCACGAGGACTTCCTCCACAAGTAAGCACGAAAAGGAAAGACGCGTGACGAACGTCGCCTATTTAACACCCGTCAGCCGTCCAGCGGCGACTAATGGCTCGCCACTTAGCCCGAGTTCCCTCCCGAGAAAGGGCGGAGGCTGCAATCGCCGTCGGTGTGGAGAGTCCGCAGCGTCCTCGCCGGCAGCGGAGCTCCCGATCGCTCAGAGTCGAGCAGGATTAGCTGAGCGTCCTGTGGTGTTGACAAAGCGTCTGTCCCCTGTTCTGTGTTTACTGGAATTTTGAGGATATTTATAGCTGCTGCAGCTTTTTAATAAGCGAACAACAGACGTACAGAAGCCCTGAGGAGCGAGAgactttcctttgttttctctcctgtgtTTATGACTTAAGATCTGGTTTTAGCAAGATAATTGCTCGTAATTACTAAAATGTTTCTTCATTTGTGTGACGAGGGAAAATACAAAGTCAGTTAATTAATTAGTTTCTTTCAtttgtaaatttaaaaaaaaaatgtttttgtgtttgttgtaatACTCGTTTCAGCCATTAATTTCTaaagatttttgttttaatgtaacAATTTTCTTATTGCCCTTTTTTTCCCGTACAGACTGGCTCTGTGTTTCAGCCAATGTAAGATTAGGTTTAAAACAATTCTTCAGGGTCCTCAAATAACGGACGGTCATAATATTAACTATTTACCTCAAAATATATGGAAAAGCCCACAAATATGACCAATAAATGACTACTAGGCAGATAAAACTCTCCATTGGCCCCATGTAAAGCCTCgcgtcctcctcccttcttGATTCCATCATTACTCCTAAGAGATGTCATTGCCGATTAAAGCAGTGCTAATCGCGCTAATTGCTTCTAATCTGCATGTCTTTCTCTGTGGTTCAGGGCCGTCAGCTCTCATCTGCAGACTTGTGGCTGTTCCATCGTGGTGGGAAGCAACCCGGAGAAAGTAAATAAGGTAAATGCTCCGTGTTAGCAGGCCGCACACAAACATACTTGTAATGCATCTACATCATTTAGAATGTTTCGAAGTGTGTTGTTTTGCAGCTTAATGAGCCCCTGGtgccctgctttttttttttttttcagtctctGCTGTTTCGGCTTACGGGAGCAACAGCAGAAAGCTTATCGGCGTCGTCTAGTGTGCAGATATCGGAATCAAACGAGGAGAAGTCGGACCCGCTGTTTGTTTATGAGCAGAAGTCGGCCGCTAACCGTTAGCACGATGAATATCAAAGGGCCGCGCCGCCTTGGCTTGTCATTTTATTGACCGGAGCACCAATTAGGTCGTATCTTTGATATGTGTCTAACAACAAGCCTCGCGCCAAATGTCACATCAAGGTCCACCAGCTCAATGTGGCTTCTCGCGTCAATTTGGTGCTGAGACGTAGCTCGGTCGAATAAATGCGTCGGCGTGCAGATACCCGCCGCGCTGTAAGCAGGAAAATTAAGGTGGAAAcaaaaagcaatttattttcCGTTCATGTTTAAACCGTAGACCAAATGCGTCACGGTTCCTACCCATTGCACGCGCCTAACAGTTGCAATTATGTCCCgttttctctgtctcccctccGCGGAGAGCAAATCAATCTCTGAAATGTGACGGTTTcgggtctttgttttgtttttttgttgcagattgTGCGGACCCTGTGCCTCTTCCTCACCCCGGCTGAGAGGAAGTGCTCCCGCCTCTGCAGGACCGACTCTTCTTTCAAATATGACACGGGCCTGTTTGTTCAGGGTCTGC belongs to Gasterosteus aculeatus chromosome 15, fGasAcu3.hap1.1, whole genome shotgun sequence and includes:
- the c9orf72 gene encoding guanine nucleotide exchange factor C9orf72 homolog isoform X1; the protein is MSSGCPPQSPAVAKSEVPVEGECPLLAATFAYWDNILGPRVRHIWTPKGDQLMFLSDGEVTFLANHTLNGEILRSAECGAVDVKFFVLAEKGVIIVSLIFDGELKGDKNTCALSIILPQTELPFYLPLHTVCVERLKHVIRKGRISMQKSRLPALEGYNIISVLSLEIVPIMELLASMKSHSVPEDINIKDTVLNDDDIGDSCHEDFLHKAVSSHLQTCGCSIVVGSNPEKVNKIVRTLCLFLTPAERKCSRLCRTDSSFKYDTGLFVQGLLKDSTGSFVMPYRQVLYSPYPSTHIDVDINTVQQMPPCHEHTYNQRRYMRSELSARWKADSEEDVAPDTVIHTDESFTPDLNIFQDVMHKDTLVKSFIDEVFMLKPGLSLRSTYLAQFLLLLHRKSLTLLKYIEDETQKGKKPFRSLRNLKTDLDLTVEGDLYIVMAFAEKLRAGLHSFVFGKPFYTSMQERDVLMSF
- the c9orf72 gene encoding guanine nucleotide exchange factor C9orf72 homolog isoform X2, with product MSSGCPPQSPAVAKSEVPVEGECPLLAATFAYWDNILGPRVRHIWTPKGDQLMFLSDGEVTFLANHTLNGEILRSAECGAVDVKFFVLAEKGVIIVSLIFDGELKGDKNTCALSIILPQTELPFYLPLHTVCVERLKHVIRKGRISMQKGYNIISVLSLEIVPIMELLASMKSHSVPEDINIKDTVLNDDDIGDSCHEDFLHKAVSSHLQTCGCSIVVGSNPEKVNKIVRTLCLFLTPAERKCSRLCRTDSSFKYDTGLFVQGLLKDSTGSFVMPYRQVLYSPYPSTHIDVDINTVQQMPPCHEHTYNQRRYMRSELSARWKADSEEDVAPDTVIHTDESFTPDLNIFQDVMHKDTLVKSFIDEVFMLKPGLSLRSTYLAQFLLLLHRKSLTLLKYIEDETQKGKKPFRSLRNLKTDLDLTVEGDLYIVMAFAEKLRAGLHSFVFGKPFYTSMQERDVLMSF